Part of the Capsicum annuum cultivar UCD-10X-F1 chromosome 12, UCD10Xv1.1, whole genome shotgun sequence genome is shown below.
CATTTACCACCAGTAATTGTTACCAAACCAGGATGATCTTCAGTTACAACATGATCTCTGGAGATGCTTGCCGTACTCTTTGCCTTGGGATCAATTGCTAGAGGGCGGATACCACTCCAAGCAGATAGGACATCAATACGTCGTACCTAAATTTGAAATCTAACATCATTCTCCATAAGCAAGAACAACACAATAGGTGACACATAAAACAAGAAAGCCCATCCAAACTGGAGTTTTGGTTGCCTCCATGAAAATATCGAGCATGCCTGTGAACATAGGAAATGTATCCGCTCATCATCAAGAATGCCACCACCTACATAACTACTAACAGGTCCACCAGATAAGCTCCTATGACTCATGAACAAAAGGATGGAGAGGGATTAACTGCCAGGTAGTTCATGATATGACTTTTAGATTCATGCAATTCACAAAGgcctttttcttttccttattttgttttGACCTTTCTCTGTCCCATATCTCTCAATATTTTCCTAGGGTCAAACATTTTCCTCTAAGATTTGGGTCCTCACACAATTTGTTCGCTACTATATAACTGAAGTTGCTGATATTAGTAACTAAGCTTTCATCATTTGTCAATACAAtcttttaacacaaaaaaatatgaatcacaagCCTATTGTAAGTTTTGGAATCTAACAACAAAATCGACACCATCATCCACTGTTGTAAGTTGACATGCTTCACTGGATGTGCACAAGTGCAGCTCGACCACAGCAGTACTACTACTACCATCTCACAGTAGTACTGCAATCTACTTGTGGGATTAGCAATTTGCCTCACGTAAGAAAGAGAACATATATTTGTTTTATCAAACATGAATTTGGCAGTTAATTCTTTATGCAATATAATTTAGATAACAAGAAGATTTTTCAACACTATCacataatctaaataaaacaTGTACAGTTAAAAGAAGTCGACATCGAACACGTTGGATAGCAATGATGCGATACTAGACCCCTTATAGAAAATGGTGCATCATCTATTCATGGATTTAATATAATATACAACAAACTCTTGACTTCTTTTTATAAGgtaaataatattattaacaaTTTACATCAAACTCTGAGTTAACTGATTGTTTAGTCAATAATCCAAGATAGAACCTGTAAGCTACTAAATGGCTAAAAGATGGTATACTAAACATTTACTAGAATAGCTTAAAAAATTTCAGCTTCATCCAAAAACCAAAAGAAACTTCAGCTTCTTTACATTGACTCTGTTCAGTGAAAAAGCATGAAACCAATGACGGGATAATAGTTTGTTCTGTGAAAGTGATAAGGAAATATGCTATTAATTAAGAAAGTAAcatttgaatttgaaatcaagCCAAAACAGAGATCAAGAGGCAAGAGGCAAGAGGTCACAATGTAGACCGCCTTTGTTTCAGATGCCTAATGaagaataataattatatatataattgactACCAGGGATTCAGATTAGAGGCACTCTATGATATTAAGAGAAGAGAATAAAAATCAGGATTGCTGTGACATCACCGTAATCATCACACCTTAATATTAAGGTAATCAGAGATGGCATCCAAAATGAATTCGATCTCATCCTCATGAGGTTCTGGAAGCATCGTGATGCTGGTGTTTGAATCAGTGGTACCAGCTACTGTTCTACCCAACCATGGAAGCATAAAGACCACTCGACCATCCTTAGTTTTAGGGACAATCAAGCCCATTCCGTCTGGAGAATAGTAATCAGGAAGTACAACATGTACACCGCTACTGGGACAAATCATGGGTTTTGCATCTTTATCAGCCAACGTCCGTACAGAATCACAGAAAGGCCCAGCAGCATTAACAACTACTTTTGCATATGCATCAAACTCCTTTCCTGTAAACTTTAACCTAGTGTGAGAACTTAAGAGACAAGTGTCGTACACGAACAAAAGGAGCAAAACATTAAAGATCAAATTACTAAATAATACTAAAGCATTTCTAATCGTCTAGAAGTTGAACAGTGATTCATGCCAAAGTGACTTGTCTTTGTTGGATCAAATGGTAATTTAAATTGATATTCCCACACAACTCTAAATAGATTTTTGCCATTTTGTGGAAATGTTTGTCAGTGACATCTCTACGCATAAATATTTCGACTCCACTAGAATATGGAAAGAGCATTCAATATCCCATGGAGATATGACCAGATAGTACATCTTTTGAAACATAACTCTGAGCCAAGCTACTTGTAAAAATTATGTCCAAAGCATCTGGTTGTGTGGTTGGTAATTAATTACCAATCATTGGTACTAGAGCAGCCTCTTCATTATGAATCCAGCCATGGACcaaaccaaaaatattttaagagaAAGTTCGAAATTTCCAAATCTCGGAAATCACTACACTTAAACAACAGGATAAAGAGATCAATAGCATCACGATGATCCCGTATGTCATTGACAAACATTTCCAAGAAAATGGCGAAGGTTCAAAGACAACGATGATGGATAATTGTACATACATGGAGATATATAGAGGGACTTCAAGGAACAAGTGATACCATATATGATATCTTTTATGGACACCCCTCCCCTGTTTGTTGTCTTGACTAACTTTCTGCTATGTTTAACTACAAATCTAGTCCAGGTCCAAGGAAAAGGGAAGTTGAAGTGTCAGAGCCTAACCTGTTCAAATGCTTATTGTTTTATCACAGTGAAACTATAGTTTTCTTcacaaatcaagatattggaaCTATATTTATCAACCTTAATCCTTTAACAAGTTTACAAGCTAATTATAACCATGGAACTGAGTAGGAAAACAAATTCTACAATAAAATTCATGAAGCACCTGACAAGTTATTCCGTATACGAGCACCAATTATTCTACCATCACCCTCATCTTTGAGAAGGGAAACAACTTCTGCATGGTTAAGCACGGCTGCACCAGACAAAGCAGCAGAGCATGCTAATGCAACATTGAGGCGTGAGTCGTTCATTTGtccatcataatataccacagtTCCCTTCAGAGTTTTATCTTTACCATTTCGAGCAAGGGTAGGAAACAATTCAACAGACTCTTGTGCAGAATAATACCTAGATAAATGCAGCAAGTGTCGCCCAGCGACCAGATCATACATTTTCAGGCCGGCCCAGTAGTAGATCGCGTCAAACCAATCAAAGCAAGGAGTCATGCATGGTAAAGCATGACAAAGGTGTGGACAATTGTCAATGACCTGTTTACGCTCTGCCAGAGCATGGAAAACTAGCTTTAACTGCCCATAATCTAAGTTGAAAACTGCTTTCTCCAAATAGCGAACTCCTGAAAAAGGGAGCTGAGGATAAGCAGTCTGCACATCTTAGATAAACGAACTATGACAAATGAAGGAAAACTTCATGCAAATATCCAATTATTAATTAAGAGATGCCTCAATGAAAAATCAAAAGGGACCCTCTAAAATGTCTCAGTGCAGTTGTTCACATTATCTGAAGGGTCAAATAAAGTTCCATCTAATCATTTAAGGTAGtataaagaatttaaaaaaaaccCTTAGAAGTGGCCTTACAGAAGACAAAAGCCGATAGTTTGATGAGTTAATCtagattttaatttcaaaataagaattaatctaatctaatttagcttgaaaaattagtcaaattgatgaaaaatttaaaGGCAATCTAACCTCCATGAAttagcttagattttaattttaaaaaatatcaaattaatctaatctaatttagctacaaaaattagtcaaattgatTCTCGAAAAGCAAAACATCCCAACTTTTTTCACATGTACAGTTTAAGTACATAACAAAACTTACATTTTTTTAGTGATAAGAATTCAAAGGCTAAATAACCTCAATGAATTAGGttggattttaattttaaaaatatatcgaACTAATCTAATTTAAGTTACCTTCAAAATTAGTCAAATCGACTCACAAAAAGCGAAATGTAACAACTACTCCTGAAAATTATTCAATTCAACTCTCGAAAAGCTAAACGTGACAATTACTCCTGAAAATTATTCAAGTCTAACTCTCAGAAAAAGCTAAACGTGACAACTACTCCTAAAAATTATTCAATTCAACTCTCGAAAAGCTAAACATGACAACTACTCCGGAAAATTATTCAAATCAAATCTCGGAAAACTAAACGTGTCAACTCCTGAAAATTATTCAAATCAACTGTCGAAAAGCTAAACGTGAAAACTATTCCTGAAAATTATTCAAATCAACTTTCGAAAAGCAAATTCAGACAACTATTTTAGAATGTACAGAGTAAGTAGATAACAAAAACTcataagtaattttatttaaaacagATGAAAAAATTAAAGGCTAACTAACTAACCTCCGCGAATGATAGCTTCGAAATTTagtcaaatatataaattagtcTAATCTAATAGAGCCTAAAAGATAACTATTTTGGAACAGAGTAAATACGTACATAACAAAACTGACTAACCTCCATGAATAAGCTTAGTAGACCTAGAAGAAGTGCCAGAAGAGAAATCCTCTCGTTCAACCAATCCAACTCGTAATCCACGTGTTACAGCATCAAGTGCGACACCGCATCCCGTCGCACCGCCGCCTACAACAAGTATATCAAGCGGATTAGCCAAACTAGAACCGATCAACGCCGCTTCCTGAGTCTCCCGCCGTGGTACGACGGTGAATGGATCAGCGATTTTCCGGCGAAAATTTTCGAGTGCGGAGTCGCCGCCGCGGTCGTTGGAAGAGAAGGAAGGTTGCCGGAGAATTGCGTATGATCCGCCGGTTACGGCGGCGATTGCGCCGAGACGACGGAGGTAAATTGAGGTGGCCATTTATGGAAAGGGAAGATGGAGGAAGTGTGATTTTGAAGATTGAATTGCTCTCTGAATTTGGTGTGTGTGTCCTCTGTCAAATGACTAAAATGTCCTTTTGTATAAAAATGGTACGTGCATCCTcttaaatatagaaattataaatGTAAACATTCTTTTTATATTACTAAAAGAGTTGGAACTATAGTTttatccacaaaaaaaaaaaaaaaaaaaattatatcattatttttaaatgaAGGGAATATCAATATTTTGTCATGGATAAATTTCAATTATAAACGACAAGATGTAACCTTTATtttgattaatatattttttatttatacatcaattttttctttaaccAATTTTTAGTGTTATGTATGTTTTCTATAATCATATCACTATAGCAATAAACGAATCAGATAAGTTGCATtgttataattaaatttaactatTGTTTACATGCttatataaataatttgattgtataaatatattataaacaaTATCAAAAACACATATTCTTATTAATCTATaaaatttctacatatttttcactttctttcgacacacacatatatatcatatTATAAATCTTACTCATTTTGTATGTTAAACTTGTTAATGAATATATTTACAAGCAATCTATTAGAATTAGTGGCGGATGTAGAGTAGAAGGTGTGGGTTCCCGGGAATTCATACCCACTATCGTAAAGcttaaaattatatagaaaaatcgTCAAAAGTTATAAATAGTAATAGGTGGGAACCCATAACTAAATCAAGGGATAACTTAATGGTAGGAACGGAGTCCTTGAAACCTACAAGTTTGAAATTCTGAATCCGCCTCTGATTAGAATTCTATAATTTGAGTTTTGACActtatgacttgtttgattaaattttcgaaatctttttatttttgaaagtacATATATCTTTTAATACCTCCCCATAATCCTTTCTAAATATTTCATCAATTGCTATATGTGatgataaagttaaaaaaagaaaaaccaacaAATATTCTTTACGATGGAGCAATTTTGTCATTAGTAATAAGGACATAAAAGTAATTTAAATTAGATGATTGGAGGAGGATGGAACATTAGTGCGTCAATGCTTTCCACTGCTGCCGCGCTGAACAAGCATGGGCTCGTGACACGCCCACACACTAGTTTTTTTAGTAGGAGTAAGAGTGACGTTTTGTATGagatttgatattttaaagattgattttggATGGTTTAATATt
Proteins encoded:
- the LOC107850902 gene encoding glycerol-3-phosphate dehydrogenase SDP6, mitochondrial isoform X1, encoding MATSIYLRRLGAIAAVTGGSYAILRQPSFSSNDRGGDSALENFRRKIADPFTVVPRRETQEAALIGSSLANPLDILVVGGGATGCGVALDAVTRGLRVGLVEREDFSSGTSSRSTKLIHGGVRYLEKAVFNLDYGQLKLVFHALAERKQVIDNCPHLCHALPCMTPCFDWFDAIYYWAGLKMYDLVAGRHLLHLSRYYSAQESVELFPTLARNGKDKTLKGTVVYYDGQMNDSRLNVALACSAALSGAAVLNHAEVVSLLKDEGDGRIIGARIRNNLSGKEFDAYAKVVVNAAGPFCDSVRTLADKDAKPMICPSSGVHVVLPDYYSPDGMGLIVPKTKDGRVVFMLPWLGRTVAGTTDSNTSITMLPEPHEDEIEFILDAISDYLNIKVRRIDVLSAWSGIRPLAIDPKAKSTASISRDHVVTEDHPGLVTITGGKWTTYRSMAEDAVDAAIKSGKLSPANKCLTYNLQLIGADGWDPSSFTVLAQQYVRMKRSHAGKVVPGAMDTAAAKHLSHAYGVLAERVAAIAQNENLGKRLAHGHPFLEAEVAYCAREEYCESAVDFVARRCRLAFLDTDAAQRALPRIIEILAAEHKWDKSRQKQELQKGKEFLETFKSSKNAQFHDGKH